TCTGCTGAAGCGGGCTGTCAGCAAGCATATCTTCGGCACCAAAATGCGCTCCGTGATCCATGAGGCGAACCCGGAGGGTATCCGGCAGGCTGTTCAGCAGCAGTTCGGGCTGGCCCGGCAGATCGCCGCCTTCGGACTCGTTCCGATTATTGAACCTGAAGTAGATATCCTCAGCAAGGACAAGCAGGAATCAGAGCAATTGCTGAAACGGGAACTGGCCGCAAGCTTGTCTGAACTGCCAGATGGCGTGAAGGTCATGCTCAAGCTGTCGATCCCGACAGAGGATAATCTATACAGTGAGCTCGCTGCAGATCCCCATGTAGTTCGGATCGTAGCCCTCTCAGGAGGGTATACCCAGGCAGAAGCCAACGGGAAGCTGGCCCGCCAGCATGGAGTGATTGCCAGCTTCTCCCGCGCCTTATCCCAGGGGCTCAGCGATCAGCAGACGGAAGAGGAATTTAACAGCACCCTCGCTGCGTCAATCCAGGCCATCTATGAGGCTTCGATTACTTAAGTCCTCTAGCTCTCCGTCTGTTCGTTGGTTTCTTAGGTTGGCAGACTTAAGCCCCCGAGCCATTAGGCCCGGGGGCTGTTAGCCGTTGCCTAAGCCCGTAGCATCATCAGACTTGCTTAAGCCGCTTAATTCCCTCCCGCACCCTGGGAGCTACCTCTGTCCCGAAGAGACGGATGGCCTGCATCACCTGGGCATGCGGCATGGAGCCGTGCGGGACATGCAGCAGGAAGCGGGTGATCCCTACATGCTCGTAGAGGTGGATGATTTTGCGGGCAACCGTGTCCGGGTCGCCCACATATAGAGCACCGTCAAAGCTGCGGGCGGCATCATAATCCGCACGGTGATACGGCGGGAGCCCTTTCTCCACCGCCCGGACATTCGTCCGTGCATGGGTAGACGGGAAGAAGCCCTCTACCGCAAGCTCATCCGTCTCCGCAACATAACCATGAGAATGTGAAGCAATCGGAAGCTTCGACACATCATGGCCTGCCTTGGCTGCTGCCTCCTTGTAGAGCCGTACATGCATGGCATAATCGGAGGGGTTCACATTGCCGATAATCGCCAGGGCAAAGGGCAGACCCAGGGTACCCGCACGGACCGCAGACTCCGGAGTTCCCGCACTCGCAATCCATACGGGCAGCGGATTTTGCTCCGGGCGCGGATAGATCTCCAGATTCGTTATAGCCGGACGGTGCTTGCCGCTCCAGCTCACCTTGCCGGGTTCCCTTAGCTTGAGCAGCAGGTCCAGCTTCTCGTCAAACAGCTCTTCGTAGTCCTTCAGATCATAGCCGAACAGAGGAAACGACTCGGTGAACGAGCCCCGGCCCACCATGATCTCGGCACGGCCGCCCGATATCCCGTCCAGTGTTGCGAAATCCTGAAATACCCGCACCGGATCGGCTGAGGACAGAATCATGACCGCACTGGTCAGACGGATCCGGGTCGTCAGCGGTACAGCCGCCGCCATCAGCACAGCAGGCGATGAAGCTGCAAAATCAGGCCGGTGATGCTCACCCACGCCGTATACATCCAGTCCCACCTGATCCGCGAGCACGATCTCCTCCACCACTTCGCGCAGCCGCTCCGCATGGCTTAGAGTCACTCCGGTATTCACATCAGGCGTTGTCTCGACAAAGGTGCTTATTCCAAGTTCCACGTCTTGTTCCTCCTAGAAGTCAGTAATCTTTATATTCTAAAACTAAATAGTCAAATATTCAAAGAAAACTTCTACCCGCAGCAAAAGGGTGCCCCAGCTGTGTCAACAGCCCGTGAGGCACCCTATCGTGTGTTAGCAGGCTAATCGAAGCCGCTCCCGCTTATTTCACCAGCTCCTCCAGGCTGCCAAAGGCACCGGAAGCCGATTTCAGCTTGGATTCGCCTCCGACTACACAGAAGTAATTCTGCTGCGTTACCGCCTCAAGCAGACTGGCATAGCTCCTGATATCCGCGGCTGTGGCCGACAGGATTTCGTTACGCTCCTGCTGAAGGTCTTCCGCCGTAATCTGCTCGAAGTAATGCCGGTCCGCCTGACGGCCTTGCGCGCCGGGACTCAGCGGCTGGTCCAGCATGGCCAGGGTCCCGATAATTGCCCTCTCCATCTCCGCTTCATCTGCCGAATATTCTCCGGCAAACTGAGCGGCCCGGTCATAGACCTCCAGCGTCTCCAGCAGGTTCGGATCGCGGTAGGAGGTGAACAGGATCACCCCGTCGCGGCGCAGGAGCAGATTGCCGCCATACGCACCGCCCTTGACCCGGACGGTATTCCACAGGTAGGTCAGGCTGAGGATCTTCTTAAGCACCTGCAGCTTGCCGGAATAGGCGAAGCCCAGCTTCTTGTAGTCATAGCCTTTGACTACATATTGCACCTGGCTTGCGGACATGAAGCCTTCGTTAACCGCTTGGCCCTGTGCAGACAAGAGCGGCTGGGACTCCACCGCCAGTCTCTGCAGGTCCAGCTCCTGCACATGTGCGGCGAATTCCGCATACGAATCCGCCGTACCGGTGATGGAGAGCGTCAGATTTTGCGTATTGAACAACACCCCGCAGATTTCCTTCAACGTATCCGCAAGCCCCTCCGCCTGCTGGTCAATGGTGCGGGCCAGCTCCTTGATGAAGCGGTAATACGCCACACCGCCAAGCTGCTCCTCGTACATCCCCCGATCCGAGAAATAGGACAGCACGCGGCTGGCTGCAATCTCATTGCCTTTCTGGGTCAGCATCGCCTCCATCCCGGAGGCCTCCCGGCGCACAATCTCCTGCAGCTTGGACAGGTTATCCAGATTGCTGCCGTAGAGCAGCTCATGCAGCAGCTTCAGGGAACCGCCGATGTTGCCCTGCATGACCTTAATCCGGGCGCTGAATTTGGCCTGATAGCTGCCCTCCGAAGCCTTCCCGGCTCCGAACACCTCGTTCTGAAAACGGATGCCCCCGGTCGAAATCCCGATCTCACTCGTCAGCTCCTCAATACTGTAAGCTTCCGTCTCCAGCTGTCCAAGCACTCTCGCCAGCAGCTCAAGATAGGGAATCTGCTGCGCTGCAAGCATGCTGGTATCCCAGTACAGCTTGATATAGGCAATTGCACCGGCAGCCACTTCATGATGCAGTACCTTTATCCCATCCAGCGTATACTCCACTGTGTGTACCCCCGCCGGGGCGATAGGGTTAATATCCTGCAAGGTCAGCTTCGGCAGCTTCTCCAGTTCTTCAGCGGGATCAGGAGTGTTCTGACGGGCCAGCAGCTTCTGCGTGCTAAGCACCAGCTCTTCCAGCTGTGCCGGGGCCAAAGACGCTTTGTATGACGCCAGACGGCTGCGGACTGCCGCATCCTTTTCCCCCGCCAGAGTCTGAGAAGGCTGGAGGACAACGACACTGCAGTGGTTACTGTTCAGCAGATAGGTCTCAATCAGCCGCTCGAAATAGCGGCCCGAGCATTGTTCACGGATCGCCGTAAGCGCGGCTTCGTACTCCAGATACGTGGACGGCAAGCCGTCATACAGCCAGGCCTTCATCACTTCCATATTGTAGGTAAGACCCTTCGGATATTGGGTGAAGTCGGCTTCCCGAAGTTCAAATTCCTTGCTGTTCACCGCAGCCAGCACCAGCTTCTCATCCAGACCGTCTGCTGCAAGGCGGCTTAAAGTGGTTCTGACGAGATTCACGAATTCTTCCTTGGCCTCAGGGTTGGAATGTGTCAAGGCAATACCCAGCATAGGCTGAACCATACTATCCGAATAAAAGGAAACCACATCCTTGCCCAGACCGCTCTCCAGCAGCGCCTGCTTCAGCGGGGCCGCGTTGCTGTCCATCAGCATGCTTTTCAGAATGGCAAAAGCCAGATTCAGCTCCCGGTCGAGAGAGGTCCCTATTACATAATTCAAGCTCAAGTATGTCTTGTCCGCAGCCGTTTCCGTCTCCAGAATGGGATACTCCGCCGTAAGCTGGGTAATGCCGACCGGGGCCTGTAGCGGAATGGAAGTGTCCATTGTCTTGCGGGTATAGCGGCTGAGATATTCCTCATGGATAAACTTCAGCCGTGCTTCGATATTCAAATCGCCATAGAGATAGAAATAACTGTTCGACGGATGATAATAATTCCGGTGCGCCTCCAGAAACTGCTCATAGGTCAAGGCAGGGATATGCTGCGGATCACCACCGGAAGAGTGACGGTAGATCGTACCCGGATAGAGGGATTTTTTGATGCGGTCAATCAGCACTGTCACCGGCGAGGAATACGAGCCCTTCATCTCATTGTAGACAACGCCCTTGTAGATCAGCTCATCCCCGGAATGCGGCAGCTCATAGTGCCAGCCCTCCTGCTCGAAGATCTCCGGCTGACTGTAAATGTTCGGCTGAAAGACACTGTCCAGATAGACCTCCATCAGATTGGCAAAATCCTGATCATTCTGGCTGGCTACCGGATACATCGTTTTGTCGCTAAAGGTAAAAGCATTCAGGAACGTCTTCATCGAGCCCTTCAGCAGCTCCACGAACGGTTCCTTCACCGGGAATTTGTCCGAGCCGCACAGAACCGAATGCTCCAGAATGTGAAACACTCCCGTGCTGTCCGCAGGCGGAGTCCGGAACGTTACACTGAACACCTTATTGTCATCCTGATTCTGTACATAGAGCAGCCGCGCGCCGCTCTGCTGATGCTCCAGCGTGTATACGGAGGATTCGATTTCCCGTATGTACTCCTTGCGTATCACTTGAAACCCGGAATAGACCTCACCTGCTATTAAGCTGCTCATATAATTCCCCTCCTTAGTTCAGGGCCGCCCTGATTCCATGAGCTTATCATATCCGGGGTTTCCGGCTCAACCGCTCAACGGCCTGCTGCTCATCCGCTACAAAAAATATATCCTTCCCCTGATTGCATTCATAAATGAAATCACGCAGACTGCTGCTGGTATAGCTGCTGAAATCCCCCACCACGGCTACCTTCACCTGATAGTTAATGAACTTCTGCAGAATCTCACCGGCCAGCCGAGTCTTGAGGTCGAAGAACTCCTCGCTCAGCAGCGCCTTATGGATCACGATCCGGTCACATTCCGTCTCATAGCGTACCGTCGCCATCAGATCCAGTGCACTCTGGACATCCCCCACCACAGCCTCGTTGCCGCTTACTACAGCGATGATTGTGCCGCCAGCTTCTATAGTAGTTATGTTCATTGCTATAACCTCCTGATCGAATATGTTAAAATATGCGGATAGCTAATATTAGCAGCAATTGAATTGTACAGTAAAGGATGGATCATGATGGAGCTGACGATGAATTGGATTACACTCAGGGTACGCAATCTGGAGGCTTCCCTTGATTTCTATCACCGAATTCTAGGGCTTCCGCTGGAGCGCAGATTCGAGAGCAGAGGGAAGCAGATCGTCATGCTGGGGATAGAGGGACAGCCGAAGCTTGAACTCATAGAGGGTAGTGACCCGCCGTTGAAGCCGGAATGCGGAGTATCTGTAGGGTTCGAGGTTGGGTCGCTGGACGAGGCTATGGCGGAGCTTAGTAAGGAAGGAATTCCGGTAGCCCGAGGCCCTATCGCGCCGAATCCCAGCCTGCGCTTCTTCTATATCCTGGACCCCGACGGCTTCGAGGTACAGCTTGCGGAGCATCTGTAGAGTGTGAGCCTACCTGCGGAATTTGCGGATGCATAATGTATCCGCTTTTTCGATTACATTAGGCCCACGCGCTTACACACGACCCAATGTAATCGGTTTTTCGATTACATTAAGCCCACGCGCTTACACACGACCTAATGTAATCGGTTTTTCGATTACATTAAGCCCACGCGCCTACACACGACCCAACGTAATCGGTTTTTCGATTACATTTTCGCCACGTGCCATCCCCGGTCCCAATGTGTTCGGTTTACCGCACACATCTCTCAAGACAGCAAAAAAACGGCATTTCTGCCGTTTCTTAAGGGATGGACTCTCAGGGGCTCGAACCCTGGACAAATAGATTAAGAGTCTACTGCTCTACCAACTGAGCTAAGAGTCCGTATGGTGTCTATGTATGATTCTCTAGACGATAATCTCTAAGCTGACTGCGTCCGCTCAAAAGTACTTTCATAGTATACTTTTTTGAACGGGCGCTTGTCAACTGTTTTGTTCAAATTATCTCACACCTGGCTATGGACTGCTGTCTACACGCGCTTCTTCCGCATCATCACCACATACACCGGGAGTCCCGCAAGCGTGATGCCAATCCCTATAAGGGAACGCTGCGGGTCACTGATAATTGTACTGGCCAGGATATAGAGGCCCCCTACTACGCCAAGAACCGGGGTGAACGGATAGAGCGGCACGCGATAGCGGCCTTGTACGGGCGGCAGCTTCCTGCGCAGGAGGAACACGCCGAACACGCCCATGGTGAAGAAGATCCAGAGCACGAACACGAGCAGATCAGTAAGCGTATTGAAGGTTCCTGAGAAGATGTAGACCACCGCCAGCACACTCTGAAAAACAAGCGCATTCGCCGGTGTCTGAAACTTCGGATGAATGCTGCTCAGCACCCTGGAGAACGGAAGCTGTCCCCGCTCCCCCATCGCCTGCGGCACCCGCGCTGCGGTCATCAGATAACCGTTCAGCGCCCCCAGCACAGAGACGATAATGCCTGCCGTAATGAAGGCTCCGCCGCCGCTCCCGAACAAGGCCTCAGCCGCATCGGCTCCGGGGGTCTGGGATGACACAATCTGGTCATAGGGCAGCGCCTGGAACACCGCTATATTGAACAGCACATATACGGCGATGACAAAAATAACACCGATCGAAATGACTTTGGGCAGCGTCCTGGCCGGGTCCTTGATCTCTCCCGCCATATTGGTCACGCTGATCCAGCCGTCATAAGCCCAGAGTGTTCCAAGCACCGCAGCCCCGAAGCCTGCACCCGCAGCCGCTGTACTGATGCCGCTGAAGCCCGGAGCCAAATCCGAGAACAGCCCGACGCCCACAATGCCCGCTACCGGAATCAGCTTCCCAACCGTGGCCACCGTCTGAATGATCCCGCCGAACTTCGTCGCGATGACATTCATCAGCAGGATGAAGCCCAGAATCCCGACAGCCACCAGCTTCTGCTGCCATGCGTTCAACGGCATGAAGTAACCAGAGTAGGTTGCAAAAGCAATCGCCAGCGCAGCCACCGAAGCCGGATATGAGATCACGGCCTGCACCCAGCCCAGCAGATAGCCGGCTACTCCGCCGTACAACTCGGTTAGATACGTATAGAGTCCCCCCGACTTCGGAATGGCCGCTGCAATCTCCGCCACACTCAGCGCGGAAGCCAGCGTAATGATCCCTCCTGCCAGCCAGGCCAGAATACTCATCCACGGGGTTCCTGCGTCACTCAATACAATCCCAGGCTTCAAAAAAATCCCCGATCCGATAATCATCCCGACCACCAGAGCCAGGGCTTGCATAAAGGTGATACTTTGGGTTAACGGTTTCGATTTCATAATTTCTTTCCTTGTCCTTCCATTCTGTGTGAGTGATAGTCCTCCGTAGTAAATTCTCTGTTCTTGCACTCCGCCCCTCTTTTTGGATCAGGATAAATTGGTTATAAATCAAACTTGCCATTGAACCATCCATGATCTGGAATATATACTATTTGGGAGCGCTATCACGGACTCTTCTTCATCTTGGCGCTACTACCCTTCGAGGAGGCATA
The window above is part of the Paenibacillus sp. FSL H8-0048 genome. Proteins encoded here:
- a CDS encoding APC family permease — its product is MKSKPLTQSITFMQALALVVGMIIGSGIFLKPGIVLSDAGTPWMSILAWLAGGIITLASALSVAEIAAAIPKSGGLYTYLTELYGGVAGYLLGWVQAVISYPASVAALAIAFATYSGYFMPLNAWQQKLVAVGILGFILLMNVIATKFGGIIQTVATVGKLIPVAGIVGVGLFSDLAPGFSGISTAAAGAGFGAAVLGTLWAYDGWISVTNMAGEIKDPARTLPKVISIGVIFVIAVYVLFNIAVFQALPYDQIVSSQTPGADAAEALFGSGGGAFITAGIIVSVLGALNGYLMTAARVPQAMGERGQLPFSRVLSSIHPKFQTPANALVFQSVLAVVYIFSGTFNTLTDLLVFVLWIFFTMGVFGVFLLRRKLPPVQGRYRVPLYPFTPVLGVVGGLYILASTIISDPQRSLIGIGITLAGLPVYVVMMRKKRV
- a CDS encoding VOC family protein; the protein is MYSKGWIMMELTMNWITLRVRNLEASLDFYHRILGLPLERRFESRGKQIVMLGIEGQPKLELIEGSDPPLKPECGVSVGFEVGSLDEAMAELSKEGIPVARGPIAPNPSLRFFYILDPDGFEVQLAEHL
- a CDS encoding fructose bisphosphate aldolase, with protein sequence MNTEQLDRIHTGLGFIAALDQSGGSTPKALLQYGIKEDRYSGDEEMYTMVHSMRTRIIQSPAFTGEHILGAILFENTMDRFIDGQYTADYLWEQKGIVPFLKIDQGLAAPEHGVQLMKPIPALDDLLKRAVSKHIFGTKMRSVIHEANPEGIRQAVQQQFGLARQIAAFGLVPIIEPEVDILSKDKQESEQLLKRELAASLSELPDGVKVMLKLSIPTEDNLYSELAADPHVVRIVALSGGYTQAEANGKLARQHGVIASFSRALSQGLSDQQTEEEFNSTLAASIQAIYEASIT
- a CDS encoding Atu2307/SP_0267 family LLM class monooxygenase — its product is MELGISTFVETTPDVNTGVTLSHAERLREVVEEIVLADQVGLDVYGVGEHHRPDFAASSPAVLMAAAVPLTTRIRLTSAVMILSSADPVRVFQDFATLDGISGGRAEIMVGRGSFTESFPLFGYDLKDYEELFDEKLDLLLKLREPGKVSWSGKHRPAITNLEIYPRPEQNPLPVWIASAGTPESAVRAGTLGLPFALAIIGNVNPSDYAMHVRLYKEAAAKAGHDVSKLPIASHSHGYVAETDELAVEGFFPSTHARTNVRAVEKGLPPYHRADYDAARSFDGALYVGDPDTVARKIIHLYEHVGITRFLLHVPHGSMPHAQVMQAIRLFGTEVAPRVREGIKRLKQV
- a CDS encoding insulinase family protein encodes the protein MSSLIAGEVYSGFQVIRKEYIREIESSVYTLEHQQSGARLLYVQNQDDNKVFSVTFRTPPADSTGVFHILEHSVLCGSDKFPVKEPFVELLKGSMKTFLNAFTFSDKTMYPVASQNDQDFANLMEVYLDSVFQPNIYSQPEIFEQEGWHYELPHSGDELIYKGVVYNEMKGSYSSPVTVLIDRIKKSLYPGTIYRHSSGGDPQHIPALTYEQFLEAHRNYYHPSNSYFYLYGDLNIEARLKFIHEEYLSRYTRKTMDTSIPLQAPVGITQLTAEYPILETETAADKTYLSLNYVIGTSLDRELNLAFAILKSMLMDSNAAPLKQALLESGLGKDVVSFYSDSMVQPMLGIALTHSNPEAKEEFVNLVRTTLSRLAADGLDEKLVLAAVNSKEFELREADFTQYPKGLTYNMEVMKAWLYDGLPSTYLEYEAALTAIREQCSGRYFERLIETYLLNSNHCSVVVLQPSQTLAGEKDAAVRSRLASYKASLAPAQLEELVLSTQKLLARQNTPDPAEELEKLPKLTLQDINPIAPAGVHTVEYTLDGIKVLHHEVAAGAIAYIKLYWDTSMLAAQQIPYLELLARVLGQLETEAYSIEELTSEIGISTGGIRFQNEVFGAGKASEGSYQAKFSARIKVMQGNIGGSLKLLHELLYGSNLDNLSKLQEIVRREASGMEAMLTQKGNEIAASRVLSYFSDRGMYEEQLGGVAYYRFIKELARTIDQQAEGLADTLKEICGVLFNTQNLTLSITGTADSYAEFAAHVQELDLQRLAVESQPLLSAQGQAVNEGFMSASQVQYVVKGYDYKKLGFAYSGKLQVLKKILSLTYLWNTVRVKGGAYGGNLLLRRDGVILFTSYRDPNLLETLEVYDRAAQFAGEYSADEAEMERAIIGTLAMLDQPLSPGAQGRQADRHYFEQITAEDLQQERNEILSATAADIRSYASLLEAVTQQNYFCVVGGESKLKSASGAFGSLEELVK
- a CDS encoding DUF4180 domain-containing protein; translated protein: MNITTIEAGGTIIAVVSGNEAVVGDVQSALDLMATVRYETECDRIVIHKALLSEEFFDLKTRLAGEILQKFINYQVKVAVVGDFSSYTSSSLRDFIYECNQGKDIFFVADEQQAVERLSRKPRI